The Venturia canescens isolate UGA chromosome 7, ASM1945775v1, whole genome shotgun sequence genome segment AGTTGAGGCTTTCAGTTTACTGATGTATGAAATGTCAATGACTATGTTTTCCAGATAAGCTATTCGTGTATATACTTCGCAGAAGCTTTATGGCCCGAATTCAGTATATGGGATTTGCTAGGAGCTATATTTTACTACCAAAGAAAATATTCAAGTTTGCAAGCAATggcgaaaaaagtgaaaagttcaaaaccGATGTACGACAATCGAGTAGCTTCTTACGTAAACAGATTGCAAAGGGAGAGACACGAGTTGTTGGGTAGTATATGTTCTCCTCGAGTAAAATCGTAATGGACTCGACATTATgtgtaaaataataaacgtgGAAAAAGCCAAAAAGGGTCAAAACTGGAATCTGAtgaatgaaagagaaaaaaatatatctatgTTTCCGATCaggctgtttttttcttatcgatcTCAAGGTGTGTACTTTGTATATTCTTCCATTATTATCTTCCGACTGATTTGAATGAGGGCAACTGATagcaatagaaaatcatgaaaagtGACAAAATACAGTCAAGCCAACTCGGATAAAGTTTTTCCATCCTTTTTTTCGTGCGTGTACAAACATCATTCCTGAAATACGCTTTTAGACTATTAATTTATTGTTTCAAAACAAtatatgtatttacaattttgaaaatattcaataaaagAACACCAAAACAGTAggatttacatttttattataacgTGACTTAATTCTATTatcaaatactttttttcctaagcaataattttattatacaaAAAGAGGTTCAATtaataattcaatgtattcAAAATGATAACGACACTTTGgatattaaaaagaaaaatcgtgtgATCCTGAAacttaatatttttcgaaagatcATTTTTTGGAAGATTATCATTCAGTTATTTTCATTAGCACTGCCATTTTATGTACGTCGCAATTCTTTTCACATTCAAATGGCAATATTATTCTCTACTGCGAGGTATATTTCATTATGTCGGGTCTACATGATTTTATTCTGGGCAACTCGCTTTCGGTCCAGGCACATTTGGGTGTATATTAAAATTATGCGATGTAAACTTTCATAGCCAAAATTATGCAACCTGGATTGATTGGTATATCTACGATTCtacccattttttaaatatgaataaatCGATAGTTTATATATTAAAATTCGGATTTTGCCTCTTACTTTAGTCAATATTCACATAaacagaaacaaaaaacaacattttttatagtaGACTCTGATATACAGTGTTCAATTCATGAACCGGTGATATAAAATAATCAACATGAAAATATGCTctgaatataaagaaaaaaaaggtttttttttttaaaaaaacaaaaaattcttgatcgtTCAAACGTATTAATGTCAGTTGATAAAAGTTTATTGCAGTGATCCTCATTGCATACCTTAATTTTACTTTCGGGTGAAAATTTctgcaaaaatatatttttttgcgtCAATTACGATAAAAGCTGTacagaaaaaaccaatttttttctcgaaatattgAGACTGGCTTTCATCAAGATGAATCATTGCCTGAACTAACGTCATTGTACATATTCGAGATTGTACGACTGGTTAATCGTTCTTCTGGCTGCAGGTTGTCGTTGTCTAGCTAAAAAAGAGTGTCCTTGACTGGAGCTCAATGCAGAGAGATGTTGATCAACAGCTTCGCGATGGCAAGTGAATCCAAGGTTGTAAAAAGCAGAagtcatcattttttcctccatttctcGTAAAAGTTTTGCTTCCTTTATGGATCGTTCCATGtcttcgatgattttacgCTTTTCTATCAGTTGACTGCGCAGCTGGGCAATTTCTGACGGTGAGGAGTTGCTCTGTTTAGGATCCAAACTTCTGATGACGCTTTTTGCTTTGTCAATGTATTTTCTGTAGCGTTCGTCAAGCGCGTTACACTCAAGTTCTTTACGACTTAAATTCTCCTGCAGACTGAACACTTTTTGTTTCTGAGTCTGTAAAGAACTATCGCGTTCCTCAATTTGAGCTGCTAATTGTTCTCGTTCAGCGTTAGATTTCTTTAATTCCTCTTGAAGACTGTCGATTCTTTGTTGCAGAGAAATCGTATTATCGGATCTAGTTTCAGATCTCGTGGTATTCTGAGTAACTTCTTCCAATTTGTTCTCAAGCTCGAGAATACGTTGGTTTCCATTACGATTTTGTTCTCTTAGAGTGTTCAAACGTTCTTCCGAATCTTCAAGAAGCGCTTGCACAGTGGGTAATTTATCATCACTTCCGCTCTGATTGAGCTTCAGCATTTTGATTTCGTGCTGAagcaacaacattttttcctttaattgATGTGGTATGAAATCAACGGCACTGGGATCATCAGAACTGCCTGGAATTACTAAAGTTTCAATATCTCGAGCTTGTGTACATCTCAATTCTTCGTTAGTCTCGCGCAAAGCATCTCTCTCCATAACAAGCCTGTCTCTTTCACGCTGCAGTGAACTCAACTTTGCTTCCATTTTCTTAGCTTCAAATTCTAGTTTGTCGCACTTGTTGTTTGATTCGTCGAGTCTGCGATGGCACTCTGCCAATTGTTGTTTGCACAATTCTAAATGATTTCTCACAAGAGCCGCTCTTTTAGACTCTTCTTCAGAAGTGATTCGTGATTCCATATACTCCATATTCTTTTCCTCTAGAATCTTTACTTGCCTTCGAAGGTCGCTCAAATCCTCCATTTTCTTCTTATAAGATTCAATTGtagcttcatatttttcagctCGATCAGCTGTCTCTTTTAAGGCATCTATTTCATCCTTGAGATTATCAGCTCGGGCAGCATTTATCTGCAATTCCGCATTCTCTGAGCGTAGTTctagaatttcttttttcataagTTCCATTTTGAGCCTGTAATCATCGCGTGAAgtttcgattttgaaaatctcaTCTTTGAGATCCTCTACTTGTTTTCTCAGTGCTGAATACACAACGCTTGAGCCACTTTCGTCGTTACAGTCCAATTCGTTGAGACGCTgttgcaattttttgttttccgtcATCAGTGCTGCTTTCTCTTCCTGCAGGAGAGACAATTGTTGATCTAATTCGTGACAGCGTTGTCCTAACTGATCTTTCAAGTCGACCGCACTTTGTAACTCGGCTAATAATCTCTGTTGAGCTCCGTCAGTTCCATCAGATCCATCCAGATTCAAGCTCCCGCCGAGGCTCAATTTTGGTCCGTGCATGCTGTCCTCCAATTCTTGTATACTTTGCATTATAGCA includes the following:
- the hook gene encoding protein Hook homolog 3, with the translated sequence MSDQRVNSLIKWLDTFELEARHTTIEDISDGAAIAEALAQIAPEWFTAAWRSKIKIDVGTNWRLKMSNLKKIIEAVIEYYVECLNQPLSDYAKPDAAKIGENCDSDELRRLLQLVLGCAINCDRKQHYITLIMSMEESVQRAIMQSIQELEDSMHGPKLSLGGSLNLDGSDGTDGAQQRLLAELQSAVDLKDQLGQRCHELDQQLSLLQEEKAALMTENKKLQQRLNELDCNDESGSSVVYSALRKQVEDLKDEIFKIETSRDDYRLKMELMKKEILELRSENAELQINAARADNLKDEIDALKETADRAEKYEATIESYKKKMEDLSDLRRQVKILEEKNMEYMESRITSEEESKRAALVRNHLELCKQQLAECHRRLDESNNKCDKLEFEAKKMEAKLSSLQRERDRLVMERDALRETNEELRCTQARDIETLVIPGSSDDPSAVDFIPHQLKEKMLLLQHEIKMLKLNQSGSDDKLPTVQALLEDSEERLNTLREQNRNGNQRILELENKLEEVTQNTTRSETRSDNTISLQQRIDSLQEELKKSNAEREQLAAQIEERDSSLQTQKQKVFSLQENLSRKELECNALDERYRKYIDKAKSVIRSLDPKQSNSSPSEIAQLRSQLIEKRKIIEDMERSIKEAKLLREMEEKMMTSAFYNLGFTCHREAVDQHLSALSSSQGHSFLARQRQPAARRTINQSYNLEYVQ